TGACCAAAGCTATAATCTTTCTTTGCATCGAGTATTGCTGACTGCTTTTTGTTTGGTAAGTTTAAACTCGTGCGATCATGGCTAGAGGCCGTTGTTCACCCACCTCAGCGAACTGGCTAATCTCATCGGTATCCAGTCGCATCAGCCGGTTTACCCATCTCTGTCACCTCCTGAATGTAACGCCAAGCGTCCGGTTGAGAACCATCCAGATCTGTAAAACCATAGACCTTTGCGAGTTGAGCACTGGAAAGCGATTGACCATTCCAACGAGCTACTTCTGGATCGCTAGCGAGATGAGCAACCGCGCGCCCAACATAACGCGGTGTTTCGGAAATAATAAAATGAGGTTCCTTAGCTGTAGCATCTTGCCAATTGGCTTCACTCACCCCGAAATGATCTAACATCATTTCTGAACGCAACCACCCTGGAGTCAGGCAGACTGCTGTACAGCCATGTGGTTTAACCTCCTGTGCCAGTGCCCACGCCATCCGAATAATTGCATTCTTGACAAGGTCATAGATTACAGCTTGCCGATAGTGTCCATTGTTGTAATCTGCTGTGCCATCGGTGAGTTCAACGACGAATCCTCCCGGTTTCTGAATTAGCAGCGGCAGAGCAAAGTGACTGGTAATGAGATGAGTGTC
The nucleotide sequence above comes from Oscillatoria sp. FACHB-1407. Encoded proteins:
- a CDS encoding SDR family oxidoreductase → MQPLKDKVAIVAGGTRGAGRGIATELGAAGAIVYVTGRTTRTHQSDYNRPETIEETAELVTQAGGKGIAVQVDHLDPEQVRLLVARVEQEQGQLDILINDIGAEHFAEFDKPIWEVDLERGLRLLRLAIDTHLITSHFALPLLIQKPGGFVVELTDGTADYNNGHYRQAVIYDLVKNAIIRMAWALAQEVKPHGCTAVCLTPGWLRSEMMLDHFGVSEANWQDATAKEPHFIISETPRYVGRAVAHLASDPEVARWNGQSLSSAQLAKVYGFTDLDGSQPDAWRYIQEVTEMGKPADATGYR